In Choloepus didactylus isolate mChoDid1 chromosome 6, mChoDid1.pri, whole genome shotgun sequence, one DNA window encodes the following:
- the PDE2A gene encoding cGMP-dependent 3',5'-cyclic phosphodiesterase isoform X2 — MRRQPAAGRHFLAQEPAPPGSRDDQLEDALLSLGSVIDITGLQQVVKEALSAILPRVETVYTYLLDGESRLVCEEPPHELPQEGKVREAVIAQKRLSCNGLGPSDLLGKPLAKLLTPLAPDTQVLVIPLVDKEAGAVAAVILVHCGQLSDSEERSLQAVEKHTLVALRRVQALQQRGPGAAPGAVQNPRVETADDEKSGVAYTDQDRKVLQLCGELYDLDASSLQLKVLQYLQQETQASQCCLLLVSEDNLQLSCKVIGDKVLEEEISFPLTTGRLGQVVEDKKCIQLKDLTSEDVQQLQSMLGCELQAMLCVPVISRATYQVVALACAFNKLGGDLFTDQDEHVTQHCFHYTSTVLTSTLAFQKEQKLKCECQALLQVAKNLFTHLDDVSVLLQEIITEARNLSNAEICSVFLLDQNELVAKVFDGGVVDDESYEIRIPADQGIAGHVATTGQILNIPDAYAHPLFYRGVDDSTGFRTRNILCFPIKNENQEVIGVAELVNKINGPWFSKFDEDLATAFSIYCGISIAHSLLYKKVNEAQYRSHLANEMMMYHMKVSDDEYTKLLHDGIQPVAAIDSNFASFTYTPRSLPEDDTSMAVLSMLQDMNFINNYKIDCPTLARFCLMVKKGYRDPPYHNWMHAFSVSHFCYLLYKNLELTNYLEDIEIFALFVSCMCHDLDHRGTNNSFQVASKSVLAALYSSEGSVMERHHFAQAIAILNTHGCNIFDHFSRKDYQRMLDLMRDIILATDLAHHLRIFKDLQKMAEVGYDRNNKHHHSLLLCLLMTSCDLSDQTKGWKTTRKIAELIYKEFFSQGDLEKAMGNRPMEMMDREKAYIPELQISFMEHIAMPIYKLLQDLFPKAAELYERVASNREHWTKVSHKFTIRGLPSNNSLDFLDEEYEVPELDGAGVPINGCCSLDAE; from the exons AGAGGCTGTGATCGCCCAGAAGCGGCTGAGCTGCAATGGACTGGGCCCCTCAGACCTGCTGGGGAAGCCCTTGGCCAAGCTGCTGACCCCATTGGCCCCTGACACCCAAG TGCTGGTCATACCGCTGGTGGACAAGGAGGCCGGGGCTGTGGCAGCTGTCATCTTG GTTCACTGTGGCCAGCTGAGCGACAGTGAGGAGAGGAGCCTGCAGGCTGTGGAAAAGCAT ACCCTGGTGGCCCTGCGGAGGGTGCAGGCCCTGCAGCAGCGAGGGCCCGGAGCGGCCCCCGGCGCCGTCCAGAATCCCCGGGTGGAGACCGCGGATGACGAGAAGAGCGGAGTTGCGTACACAGACCAGGACCGCAAGGTCCTGCAACTGTGCG GGGAACTCTATGACTTAGACGCCTCTTCCCTGCAGCTGAAAGTCCTCCAATAC ctgcagcaggagACCCAGGCATCCCAGTGCTGCCTCCTGCTGGTGTCCGAGGACAACCTCCAGCTTTCCTGCAAG GTCATCGGAGATAAAGTGCTGGAGGAAGAGATCAGCTTTCCA CTGACAACGGGACGCCTTGGCCAGGTGGTAGAAGATAAGAAGTGCATCCAGCTGAAGGACCTCACCTCT GAGGATGTACAACAGCTGCAAAGCATGTTGGGTTGCGAGCTGCAGGCCATGCTCTGTGTCCCTGTCATCAGCAGGGCCACTTACCAGGTGGTGGCCTTGGCCTGCGCCTTCAACAAGCTTGGAGGAGACTT gTTCACAGACCAGGACGAACATGTGACCCAGCACTGCTTCCACTACACCAGCACGGTGCTCACCAGCACCCTGGCcttccagaaggagcagaaacTTAAGTGTGAGTGCCAG GCTCTTCTCCAAGTGGCAAAGAACCTCTTCACTCATCTGG ATGATGTCTCTGTCCTGCTCCAGGAGATCATCACAGAGGCCAGAAACCTCAGTAATGCAGAGAT cTGCTCCGTGTTCCTGCTGGATCAGAACGAGCTGGTGGCCAAGGTGTTCGACGGGGGCGTGGTGGATGACGAG AGTTATGAGATCCGCATCCCGGCCGACCAGGGCATCGCAGGCCACGTGGCGACCACCGGCCAAATCCTGAACATCCCGGACGCGTACGCGCACCCGCTTTTCTACCGCGGCGTGGACGACAGCACGGGCTTCCGCACGCGCAACATCCTGTGCTTCCCCATCAAGAACGAGAACCAGG AGGTCATCGGTGTGGCCGAGCTGGTGAACAAGATCAATGGGCCATGGTTCAGCAAGTTCGACGAGGACCTGGCTACTGCCTTCTCCATCTACTGCGGCATCAGCATTGCCCAT TCCCTTTTGTACAAAAAAGTGAATGAGGCTCAGTATCGCAGCCACCTGGCCAACGAGATGATGATGTACCACATGAAG GTCTCTGACGACGAGTACACCAAACTTCTCCATGACGGGATTCAGCCTGTGGCTGCCATTGACTCCAACTTCGCAAGTTTCACTTACACACCTCGCTCTCTGCCCGAGGATGACACCTCCATG GCTGTCCTGAGCATGCTGCAGGACATGAATTTCATCAATAACTACAAAATTGACTGCCCGACACTGGCCCG GTTCTGTCTGATGGTGAAGAAGGGCTACCGGGATCCCCCCTACCACAACTGGATGCACGCCTTTTCTGTCTCCCACTTCTgctacctgctctataagaaccTGGAGCTCACCAACTACCTCGA GGACATCGAGatctttgctttgtttgtttcctgCATGTGTCATGACCTGGACCACAGGGGCACCAACAACTCCTTCCAGGTGGCCTCG AAATCTGTGCTGGCTGCGCTCTACAGCTCTGAGGGCTCTGTCATGGAG AGGCACCACTTTGCTCAGGCCATCGCCATCCTCAACACCCATGGTTGCAACATCTTCGACCACTTCTCCCGGAAG gACTATCAGCGCATGCTGGACCTGATGCGGGACATCATCTTGGCCACGGACCTGGCCCACCACCTCCGCATCTTCAAGGACCTCCAGAAGATGGCTGAAG TGGGTTACGACCGAAACAACAAGCACCACCACAgcctcctcctctgcctccttaTGACCTCCTGTGACCTCTCTGACCAGACAAAGGGCTGGAAGACCACAAGAAAGATCGCA GAGCTGATCTACAAAGAGTTCTTCTCCCAGGGAGACTTG GAGAAGGCCATGGGCAACAGGCCAATGGAGATGATGGACCGTGAGAAAGCCTACATCCCTGAGCTGCAGATCAGCTTCATGGAGCACATAGCAATGCCCATCTACAA GCTGCTGCAGGACCTGTTCCCCAAGGCAGCAGAGCTGTATGAGCGCGTGGCCTCTAACCGTGAGCACTGGACCAAGGTGTCCCACAAGTTCACCATCCGCGGCCTCCCAAGCAACAATTCACTCGACTTCCTGGATGAGGAGTACGAGGTGCCCGAGCTGGATGGCGCCGGGGTCCCCATCAATGGCTGCTGCAGCCTTGACGCTGAGTGA